In Promicromonospora sp. Populi, one genomic interval encodes:
- a CDS encoding HD domain-containing protein has translation MHRTTPRELDPAGAQALLTELFEPGADRLAHSIGVGRRAEHVARVLGRPELLVSAAYLHDVGYAAPACDTGLHQLDGARYLRSLGAPDQLSSLVAHHTAATVEAAARGLDTTLRQEFPAPSGDLLDLLTYCDLTTSAQGEVVTVDQRFDRIYDRYPPGHVVSRSMRRAEARVRRIVYAVEQQLR, from the coding sequence ATGCACCGAACCACCCCGCGGGAGCTGGACCCCGCGGGAGCACAGGCACTGCTGACCGAGCTCTTCGAACCCGGTGCCGACCGGCTCGCCCACTCGATCGGCGTCGGACGGCGCGCGGAACACGTCGCCCGCGTGCTGGGCCGGCCGGAGCTGCTCGTCTCCGCGGCATACCTGCACGACGTCGGCTACGCCGCGCCCGCCTGCGACACCGGCCTGCACCAGCTCGACGGCGCCCGGTACCTCCGCTCGCTCGGCGCCCCGGACCAGCTCAGCAGCCTCGTCGCACACCACACCGCGGCGACCGTCGAGGCGGCAGCACGGGGCCTCGACACGACGCTGCGGCAGGAGTTCCCCGCGCCGTCGGGCGATCTGCTGGACCTGCTCACCTACTGCGACCTGACCACCTCCGCCCAGGGCGAGGTAGTCACCGTGGACCAGCGGTTCGACCGCATCTACGACCGCTACCCGCCCGGCCACGTGGTCTCCCGCAGCATGCGGCGCGCGGAGGCCCGGGTGCGGCGGATCGTGTACGCGGTCGAGCAGCAGCTCCGGTAG
- a CDS encoding NUDIX hydrolase, with translation MVRSDYFDDPAAPAVNSVVPSVTVAVQDDVGRLLMIHRTDNNLWALPGGGIDPGETVREAGVRETEEETGYRVRITGLVGIYTDPRHVIVYSDGEVRSQFSICMRGTVTAGYARTSEESSEVVWQQVDRLDELDIHPSMRLRIAHAVDGTRTQPFLT, from the coding sequence ATGGTCCGGTCCGACTACTTCGACGACCCGGCCGCGCCGGCCGTGAACTCCGTGGTCCCCTCGGTCACGGTGGCAGTCCAGGACGACGTCGGACGCCTGCTGATGATCCATCGCACCGACAACAACCTCTGGGCGCTCCCTGGCGGCGGTATCGACCCTGGCGAGACCGTCCGCGAGGCGGGGGTCCGGGAGACCGAGGAGGAGACCGGATACCGCGTGCGGATCACGGGCCTGGTCGGGATCTACACCGATCCCCGGCACGTGATCGTGTACTCGGACGGCGAGGTCCGGTCGCAGTTCTCGATCTGCATGCGCGGCACCGTCACGGCCGGGTACGCGCGGACGTCGGAGGAGTCGAGCGAGGTCGTGTGGCAGCAGGTCGACCGGCTCGACGAGCTGGACATCCACCCCTCGATGCGGCTGCGGATCGCGCACGCGGTGGACGGGACCAGGACGCAGCCGTTCCTTACCTGA
- a CDS encoding XRE family transcriptional regulator → MRNQRLVAAMSQAGLSQVRLAAAVGVDPKTVERWVAQGRTPHPRHRVAVSDALGCDVAALWGDVDRAEAAAQEIVGVYPARRAVPAGTWRAFVAGVEQRFELHAFAATFLPDQTLDLTTEIVSMAARGVRVRLLLGDPDSDAVSVRTTEEGGTGLAGRIALVLGYLAPALGTPGVEVRLHSSTLYATTFRFDDDLLVNTHVWGSPAGANPLLHLKDGPEASMAPAYQAGFERVWSAAKPLEAWPRTEDSGRVA, encoded by the coding sequence GTGAGGAATCAACGACTGGTCGCAGCGATGAGCCAGGCCGGCCTGAGCCAGGTCCGGCTCGCGGCCGCCGTCGGCGTGGATCCGAAGACCGTGGAGCGGTGGGTAGCCCAGGGCCGCACCCCGCACCCACGCCATCGTGTCGCCGTCTCCGACGCCCTGGGCTGCGACGTCGCGGCGCTGTGGGGGGACGTCGACCGGGCCGAGGCCGCCGCCCAGGAGATCGTCGGTGTGTATCCCGCACGGCGTGCGGTGCCGGCCGGGACCTGGCGCGCCTTCGTCGCGGGTGTGGAGCAGCGGTTCGAGCTGCACGCGTTCGCGGCGACCTTCCTGCCCGACCAGACGCTGGACCTGACCACCGAGATCGTGTCCATGGCCGCGCGCGGCGTCCGGGTGCGGCTGCTGCTGGGCGACCCGGACAGCGACGCCGTGTCCGTACGCACCACGGAGGAGGGCGGGACGGGCCTGGCCGGCCGGATCGCGCTCGTGCTGGGCTACCTCGCGCCCGCCCTCGGCACCCCGGGCGTCGAGGTCCGGCTGCACAGCAGCACCCTGTACGCCACGACCTTCCGGTTCGACGACGACCTGCTGGTCAACACCCACGTGTGGGGCTCGCCCGCGGGGGCCAACCCGCTGCTGCACCTCAAGGACGGCCCGGAGGCGTCGATGGCACCCGCCTACCAGGCGGGGTTCGAGCGGGTGTGGTCCGCCGCGAAGCCGTTGGAGGCATGGCCTCGGACGGAGGACTCGGGCAGGGTCGCGTGA
- a CDS encoding PAC2 family protein, with product MTDAHHEQPEQASPRQTVLLAAFEGWNDAGSAATTALTHLAEVWGAEKVTELDPEEFHDFQVNRPYISLDEDGKRSITWPTTSISVAQVGERKVVLVHGVEPSMRWRKYCEELLQVADDLGVRTVITLGALLADVPHTRPIPMTATSDSVGLQSVLDIEANTYQGPTGIVGVLQHEAAELGLQSVSLWAAVPHYVANPPSPKATLAILTRVEEILGEPVPMGELPDDAAAWQHGVDELASEDSEISEYVAQLEEAKDTAELPEASGDAIAREFERYLRRRDTGGKDSGPEKL from the coding sequence ATGACCGACGCGCATCACGAGCAGCCGGAGCAGGCCTCGCCTCGCCAGACCGTGCTCCTCGCTGCCTTCGAAGGTTGGAACGACGCGGGGAGCGCTGCCACGACGGCACTGACGCACCTCGCCGAGGTGTGGGGCGCCGAGAAGGTGACCGAGCTCGACCCCGAGGAGTTCCACGACTTCCAGGTCAACCGGCCCTACATCTCGCTGGACGAGGACGGCAAACGCTCCATCACCTGGCCCACGACGTCCATCTCCGTGGCCCAGGTAGGCGAGCGCAAGGTGGTGCTGGTGCACGGCGTCGAGCCGTCGATGCGATGGCGTAAGTACTGCGAGGAGCTGCTGCAGGTGGCCGACGACCTGGGGGTGCGGACGGTCATCACGCTCGGCGCGCTCCTGGCCGACGTGCCCCACACGCGGCCCATCCCGATGACCGCGACCTCCGACAGCGTGGGCCTGCAGTCCGTGCTCGACATCGAGGCCAACACCTACCAGGGCCCCACCGGGATCGTGGGGGTGCTGCAGCACGAGGCCGCCGAGCTGGGCCTGCAGTCGGTCAGCCTGTGGGCAGCCGTGCCGCACTACGTGGCCAACCCACCGTCGCCCAAGGCGACCCTCGCGATCCTCACGCGCGTGGAGGAGATCCTCGGCGAGCCGGTGCCGATGGGCGAGCTGCCCGACGACGCTGCCGCCTGGCAGCACGGCGTGGACGAGCTGGCGTCCGAGGACTCGGAGATCTCCGAGTACGTGGCCCAGCTGGAGGAGGCGAAGGACACCGCGGAGCTCCCGGAGGCGTCCGGTGACGCCATAGCGCGCGAGTTCGAGCGCTACCTGCGCCGCAGGGACACCGGCGGCAAGGACAGCGGGCCGGAGAAGCTCTGA
- the mshC gene encoding cysteine--1-D-myo-inosityl 2-amino-2-deoxy-alpha-D-glucopyranoside ligase, translating to MHAWPTPQVPELPGFPASDPVRVHDSSSGELVEAAPGPQARLYACGVTPYDATHIGHANTYVAFDLLVRAWRDAGKDVVYTSNVTDVDDPLLERATATGVDWRELAATQTALFSEDMTALGVIPPATWTGAVESVPDVARAVAAMLESGAAYRVPVEPGAGGPTPELGDVYADLTADPHFGAVAHLDRAQALVTFAERGGDPGRAGKKDPLDPLLWRRERPGEPAWDGGPLGTGRPGWHIECAVIARDGLGLAAGERFDVQGGGSDLLFPHHEMSTSHLRVLCPGPDGGEPAGARTHVHAGLVAYQGEKMSKSLGNLVLVSRLRSAGHDPMAIRLALLAHHYRTEWEWDETSLPAGEARLVRWRDAMSGNGGPSAGVTLAAVRAALANDLDAPAALAAVDAWAEESLDPSRDTSADTEGAPGIMARTVNALLGVRL from the coding sequence GTGCACGCCTGGCCCACCCCCCAAGTCCCGGAGCTTCCCGGCTTCCCCGCCTCCGACCCGGTGCGGGTCCACGACTCGTCGAGCGGTGAGCTCGTCGAGGCGGCGCCGGGGCCGCAGGCCCGGCTGTACGCGTGCGGCGTCACGCCGTACGACGCCACCCACATCGGGCATGCGAACACCTACGTCGCCTTCGACCTGCTGGTGCGCGCCTGGCGCGACGCGGGCAAGGACGTCGTCTACACCTCGAACGTGACCGACGTCGACGACCCGCTGCTGGAGCGGGCGACGGCGACCGGCGTGGACTGGCGCGAGCTCGCCGCCACCCAGACTGCGCTGTTCAGCGAGGACATGACCGCGCTCGGCGTCATACCGCCGGCCACGTGGACGGGCGCCGTCGAGTCGGTCCCCGACGTCGCGCGGGCCGTGGCGGCCATGCTCGAGTCCGGCGCGGCCTACCGCGTCCCGGTCGAGCCGGGCGCAGGCGGCCCGACGCCGGAGCTGGGCGACGTCTACGCCGATCTCACCGCCGACCCGCACTTCGGGGCCGTCGCGCACCTCGACCGCGCGCAGGCCTTGGTCACCTTCGCCGAGCGCGGCGGCGACCCCGGCCGCGCGGGCAAGAAGGACCCCCTGGACCCGCTGCTGTGGCGGCGCGAACGCCCGGGGGAGCCCGCGTGGGACGGCGGCCCGCTCGGCACCGGCCGCCCGGGCTGGCACATCGAGTGCGCGGTGATCGCCCGCGACGGGCTCGGCCTGGCCGCGGGGGAACGGTTCGACGTGCAGGGCGGCGGCTCGGACCTGCTGTTCCCGCACCACGAGATGTCGACCTCGCACCTGCGCGTCCTGTGTCCGGGGCCCGACGGCGGCGAGCCGGCCGGCGCGCGTACGCACGTGCACGCCGGCCTCGTCGCCTACCAGGGCGAGAAGATGAGCAAGTCGCTCGGCAACCTGGTCCTGGTCTCGCGCCTGCGGTCCGCCGGCCACGACCCGATGGCGATCCGGCTGGCCCTGCTGGCCCACCACTACCGCACCGAGTGGGAGTGGGACGAGACCTCGCTGCCCGCGGGCGAGGCGCGGCTCGTCCGCTGGCGGGACGCGATGTCCGGCAACGGCGGCCCGTCCGCCGGCGTGACCCTGGCCGCGGTCCGGGCCGCGCTCGCGAACGACCTCGACGCACCGGCCGCGCTGGCCGCCGTCGACGCCTGGGCCGAGGAGTCCCTGGACCCGTCGCGGGACACGTCCGCGGACACGGAGGGCGCTCCCGGGATCATGGCCCGAACGGTGAATGCCCTGCTCGGAGTGCGTCTTTGA
- a CDS encoding undecaprenyl-diphosphate phosphatase: MTAWEAILLGLVQGLTEFLPISSSAHLRIVGELIGSGDPGAAFTAITQIGTEAAVIIYYREKIGTILVAWFKALTGANGSGWRARTGLGAGPGSVDVRHGRDAAANHDAAMGWYIIFGSIPIVVLGLLFEDQIETTFRNLWLTVCTLTFFGLLLLLADIFGRQERELTSLTGRSAITFGLAQALALVPGVSRSGGTITAGLAMGFSRKAAADYSFLLALPAVLGSGFYQLFRSLGEPLPAGAPGWGATIIATIVAFGVGYAVIIGFLKIIGNYSYKPFVYYRFALAAVVVWLLVSGTLDAQGGVV, translated from the coding sequence GTGACTGCGTGGGAAGCCATCCTTCTGGGCCTGGTCCAGGGCCTGACCGAGTTCCTCCCGATCTCGTCGTCGGCGCACCTGCGGATCGTCGGCGAGCTGATCGGCTCGGGCGACCCCGGTGCGGCCTTCACCGCCATCACGCAGATCGGCACCGAGGCCGCGGTGATCATCTACTACCGCGAGAAGATCGGCACCATCCTCGTCGCCTGGTTCAAGGCGCTGACCGGTGCGAACGGCAGCGGCTGGCGGGCGCGCACCGGCCTGGGGGCGGGCCCCGGCTCCGTCGACGTGCGGCACGGCCGCGACGCGGCAGCGAACCACGACGCTGCGATGGGCTGGTACATCATCTTCGGCTCCATCCCGATCGTGGTGCTCGGCCTGCTGTTCGAGGACCAGATCGAGACCACCTTCCGCAACCTCTGGCTCACGGTCTGCACGCTCACGTTCTTCGGGCTCCTGCTGCTCCTGGCAGACATCTTCGGCCGCCAGGAGCGCGAGCTGACGTCGCTCACGGGCCGCAGCGCGATCACCTTCGGCCTGGCCCAGGCGCTGGCGCTGGTGCCGGGTGTGTCCCGCTCCGGCGGCACCATCACCGCGGGCCTGGCCATGGGTTTCTCGCGGAAGGCCGCGGCCGACTACTCGTTCCTGCTCGCGCTGCCCGCGGTGCTCGGCTCGGGCTTCTACCAGCTGTTCAGGAGCCTGGGCGAGCCGCTGCCCGCCGGGGCGCCCGGCTGGGGCGCCACGATCATCGCCACGATCGTCGCCTTCGGTGTCGGCTACGCAGTGATCATCGGGTTCCTGAAGATCATCGGCAACTACTCGTACAAGCCGTTCGTGTACTACCGCTTCGCGCTCGCCGCCGTGGTCGTCTGGCTGCTCGTGTCGGGCACGCTCGACGCGCAGGGCGGCGTCGTCTAG
- a CDS encoding aldo/keto reductase, whose product MERRRVGTSGLRVSELGLGTMTWGRDTDEIDAAEQARDFLDAGGTLVDTAASYADGDAERVIGTLLSGKVARHEIVLATKAGIRSESRPDGGAGRVVDASRGALLDSLDESLLRLGTDHVDLFQVACPDPHTSLEETCNALRIAVTSGRARYVGLSNHPGWAMARAATLLEPDVGLAAVELEYSLLQRGVERDVLPAAEVLGTGLLAWSPLGRGVLTGKYRRAIPADSRAAGSLAGFVQPYLEGPASAVVEAVATAAEGLGRTAGEVALAWLLEREGIASAIVGARTPAQLRSSLGAVTLELPYEVHAALDDVSAPEIGYPERW is encoded by the coding sequence ATGGAAAGACGCCGGGTGGGCACCTCAGGCCTGCGGGTCTCGGAGCTCGGGCTCGGGACCATGACATGGGGCCGCGACACCGACGAGATCGACGCCGCCGAGCAGGCGCGAGACTTCCTCGACGCGGGCGGCACCCTGGTCGACACCGCCGCCAGCTACGCCGACGGCGACGCCGAACGCGTCATCGGGACCCTGCTGTCCGGCAAGGTGGCGCGCCACGAGATCGTGCTCGCCACCAAGGCGGGCATCCGTTCCGAGTCGCGGCCCGACGGCGGTGCGGGCCGCGTGGTGGACGCCTCCCGCGGCGCACTGCTCGACAGCCTGGACGAGTCGCTGCTGCGGCTGGGCACCGACCACGTGGACCTGTTCCAGGTGGCGTGCCCGGACCCGCACACGTCGCTCGAGGAGACGTGCAACGCGCTGCGGATCGCGGTCACCAGCGGGCGCGCCCGGTACGTGGGGCTGAGCAACCACCCGGGCTGGGCCATGGCGCGCGCGGCGACGCTGCTGGAGCCCGACGTCGGCCTGGCCGCCGTCGAGCTCGAGTACTCGCTGCTGCAGCGCGGGGTCGAGCGTGACGTCCTGCCCGCGGCGGAGGTCCTGGGCACCGGGCTGCTCGCCTGGTCGCCGCTCGGACGGGGTGTGCTGACCGGCAAGTACCGGCGCGCCATCCCGGCGGACTCGCGCGCCGCCGGATCGCTCGCCGGGTTCGTCCAGCCGTACCTGGAGGGGCCGGCGTCCGCCGTCGTCGAAGCGGTGGCGACCGCCGCCGAGGGGCTGGGCCGCACCGCCGGCGAGGTCGCCCTGGCCTGGCTGCTGGAGCGGGAGGGCATCGCGTCGGCGATCGTGGGCGCGCGAACACCGGCCCAGCTGCGTTCGTCGCTGGGAGCCGTGACCCTCGAGCTGCCGTACGAGGTGCATGCCGCCCTCGACGACGTCTCCGCGCCCGAGATCGGCTATCCCGAACGCTGGTGA
- a CDS encoding primosomal protein translates to MTVEPRAALDRLIAALEAHHHAVATRRSDDDPAVDDAYDVLADAYEVYEDSLATVFGEVTPFYLADEVDEDDDEEDEDEDLEDIEDIDFDDDLDDIDEPVGDQPQPAQQR, encoded by the coding sequence ATGACCGTTGAACCGCGTGCCGCGCTCGACCGCCTCATAGCCGCACTTGAGGCGCACCATCACGCGGTCGCCACTCGCCGGAGTGACGACGACCCCGCAGTTGACGACGCCTACGACGTGCTCGCCGACGCCTACGAGGTGTACGAGGACTCGCTCGCCACAGTGTTCGGCGAGGTGACGCCCTTCTACCTGGCCGACGAGGTGGACGAGGACGACGACGAGGAAGACGAGGACGAGGACCTCGAAGACATCGAGGACATCGACTTCGACGACGACCTGGACGACATCGACGAGCCAGTAGGGGACCAGCCGCAGCCTGCGCAGCAGCGCTGA
- a CDS encoding DUF5703 family protein — MARDGSLFRKHSQYEYRVVTFEPDTTVPDARRLLTEEAEYGRWELARTLLYIGGRRKVWLRRKIIKVSSTL; from the coding sequence ATGGCAAGAGACGGTTCCTTGTTCCGCAAGCACAGTCAGTACGAGTACCGCGTCGTGACCTTCGAGCCGGACACGACCGTGCCGGACGCCCGTCGGTTGCTCACCGAAGAGGCCGAGTACGGCCGTTGGGAACTAGCAAGGACCCTTCTCTACATCGGCGGAAGACGCAAGGTCTGGCTCCGTCGGAAGATCATCAAGGTCTCCTCGACGCTCTGA
- a CDS encoding M20/M25/M40 family metallo-hydrolase, translated as MTETVPTATAVPAAADEVIRICQDLIRFDTSNFGNDEGPGERAAAEYVMELLHEVGLAPELFESRPGRASVVVRLEGQDQSRPALVLHGHLDVVPAAKDDWSVDPFGAELTDGLLWGRGAVDMKDMDAMILAVVRQMAREGRKPARDVVVAFFADEEAGGVHGARWAVENRPELFEGATEAISEVGGFSVEVGGKRAYLLQTAEKGIAWLRLIADGRAGHGSQVNEENAVTELAAAVARIGQHAWPYTITPTVDALLRGVGDLTGLPVDTDDPASIDALVAALGPAAKFVGATVRNTSAPTQLTAGYKANVIPSRAEAAIDVRLLPGQEEAGMATLRELAGDRVRIEPIHLDTALEVPFSGSLVDAMVAALGAEDPGATVLPYTLSGGTDNKSLHRLGITGYGFAPLRLTNDLDFAGMFHGVDERVPTDALKFGTRVLDRLLATC; from the coding sequence GTGACTGAGACTGTTCCCACCGCCACTGCCGTCCCCGCAGCCGCCGACGAGGTGATCCGGATCTGTCAGGACCTGATCCGGTTCGACACCTCGAACTTCGGCAACGACGAGGGGCCGGGGGAGCGCGCCGCCGCCGAGTACGTCATGGAGCTGCTGCACGAGGTCGGCCTTGCGCCCGAGCTGTTCGAGTCCAGGCCGGGGCGCGCCTCCGTCGTCGTGCGGCTGGAGGGGCAGGACCAGAGTCGCCCCGCGCTCGTCCTGCACGGGCACCTCGACGTCGTACCGGCGGCGAAGGACGACTGGAGCGTGGACCCGTTCGGCGCGGAGCTGACCGACGGGCTGCTGTGGGGGCGCGGCGCCGTCGACATGAAGGACATGGACGCCATGATCCTGGCCGTCGTGCGGCAGATGGCGCGCGAGGGCCGCAAGCCGGCGCGCGACGTAGTGGTCGCGTTCTTCGCCGACGAGGAGGCCGGCGGCGTGCACGGCGCCCGGTGGGCCGTGGAGAACCGGCCCGAGCTCTTCGAGGGCGCCACGGAGGCGATCTCCGAGGTGGGTGGCTTCTCGGTGGAGGTGGGCGGCAAGCGCGCCTACCTGCTGCAGACGGCGGAGAAGGGGATCGCCTGGTTGCGGCTGATCGCGGACGGCCGCGCCGGGCACGGTTCGCAGGTCAACGAGGAGAACGCGGTCACCGAGCTCGCCGCCGCCGTCGCGCGGATCGGGCAGCACGCCTGGCCGTACACGATCACCCCGACGGTGGACGCGCTGCTGCGCGGCGTCGGCGACCTCACGGGGCTGCCCGTGGACACTGACGACCCCGCCAGCATCGACGCGCTGGTCGCCGCGCTCGGCCCGGCGGCCAAGTTCGTGGGCGCCACCGTGCGCAACACGTCGGCTCCGACCCAGCTCACGGCCGGCTACAAGGCGAACGTGATCCCGAGCCGCGCGGAGGCGGCGATCGACGTGCGGCTCCTGCCCGGCCAGGAGGAGGCCGGCATGGCGACGCTGCGCGAGCTCGCGGGCGACCGCGTGCGGATCGAGCCCATCCACCTGGACACGGCGCTGGAGGTACCGTTCAGCGGTTCCCTGGTCGACGCCATGGTCGCCGCCCTCGGCGCCGAGGACCCGGGCGCGACGGTGCTGCCCTACACGCTCTCGGGCGGTACGGACAACAAGTCGCTGCACCGGCTGGGCATCACCGGCTACGGCTTCGCGCCGCTGCGGCTCACGAACGACCTCGACTTCGCGGGCATGTTCCACGGCGTGGACGAGCGTGTGCCGACCGACGCCCTGAAGTTCGGCACCCGCGTGCTGGACCGCCTCCTGGCGACCTGCTGA
- a CDS encoding M3 family metallopeptidase → MTSPSDTTFEGERTELDPANPFAVPSTLPYGLPDFSAIREEHYEPAIVAGMAAHRAEVEAIATNPEPAGVENTLEALERAGQPLARAAATFHGRLSADSTPGLEDIQERLAPRFAAHQDSILMDARLYARVRSLADAAAAGTLALEPDTAYLLDRLMTQFKRSGIALAEADQDTLRDLNARITSLEASFGRKILAGANEASVLVTDEAELAGLSADAKAGARAAAEARGREGWLLEMQLFTHQNVLASLENPAVRERVQQASMERGATGGDADTREVLLELVRLRAEHAQLLGYEHHGAYVAADATAGTTAAVNQMLARLAPAAVANARREASELAKVSGTTSDSEGTDGEGSDGVAAADWSYLSEAVRKERFNLDDAALRPYLELERVAHDGVFKAAHLLFGLSFAERTDLQGYHPDVRVFEVFDAPEPGEPDTGLGLFLADWYTRESKRGGAWMNSLVRQSHLLGQRPVVVNNLNIVKPPPGEPTLLAWNEVTTLFHEFGHALHGLLSDVRYPSQSGTSVPRDFVEYPSQVNEMWSWEPAILRSFAVHHATGEPMPAQWVDTMLASRIWGEGFATTEYLAAALLDQAWHQLTPEQVPASVEDVLPFEAAALAAAGVDFASVPPRYRTTYFNHAFGGGYSAGYYSYIWSEVLDADTVEWYAEHGGLTRENGEAFRRKLLARGGSQDPLVSFEDLRGRAAEIAPLLKRRGLV, encoded by the coding sequence ATGACCTCCCCCAGCGACACCACCTTCGAGGGCGAGCGCACCGAGCTCGATCCGGCCAACCCCTTCGCCGTCCCGTCCACCCTGCCGTACGGGCTGCCGGACTTCTCCGCGATCCGCGAGGAACACTACGAGCCCGCGATCGTCGCGGGCATGGCAGCCCACCGCGCCGAGGTAGAGGCGATCGCGACGAACCCCGAGCCGGCCGGCGTCGAGAACACCCTGGAGGCGCTGGAGCGCGCAGGCCAGCCCCTGGCCCGGGCGGCCGCGACCTTCCACGGCCGGCTGTCCGCGGACTCGACGCCGGGTCTGGAGGACATCCAGGAGCGCCTCGCGCCCCGGTTCGCGGCGCACCAGGACTCGATCCTGATGGACGCCCGCCTGTACGCGCGCGTACGTTCCCTGGCCGACGCCGCCGCGGCAGGCACCCTCGCCCTGGAGCCCGACACCGCGTACCTCCTCGACCGGCTCATGACGCAGTTCAAGCGCTCCGGCATCGCTCTGGCCGAGGCGGACCAGGACACGCTGCGCGACCTCAACGCGAGGATCACCTCGCTGGAGGCGAGCTTCGGGCGCAAGATCCTGGCCGGCGCCAACGAGGCGAGCGTGCTCGTGACCGACGAGGCCGAGCTGGCCGGCCTCTCCGCGGACGCCAAGGCCGGCGCCCGGGCCGCCGCCGAGGCGCGCGGACGGGAGGGCTGGCTCCTGGAGATGCAGCTCTTCACCCACCAGAACGTGCTCGCCTCCCTGGAGAACCCCGCCGTCCGCGAGCGGGTGCAGCAGGCCTCCATGGAGCGTGGCGCCACCGGCGGCGACGCAGACACCCGCGAGGTGCTCCTCGAGCTCGTCCGACTGCGCGCCGAACATGCGCAGCTGCTCGGCTACGAGCACCACGGCGCGTACGTCGCCGCCGACGCGACAGCGGGCACCACAGCCGCCGTCAACCAGATGCTCGCTCGCCTGGCCCCGGCCGCGGTAGCCAACGCGAGGCGGGAGGCGAGCGAGCTCGCGAAGGTGAGCGGGACGACGTCGGACAGCGAAGGTACTGACGGCGAGGGCTCGGACGGCGTCGCCGCGGCCGACTGGTCCTACCTCAGCGAGGCGGTGCGCAAGGAACGGTTCAACCTGGACGACGCCGCGCTGCGCCCCTACCTCGAGCTCGAGCGTGTCGCGCACGACGGCGTGTTCAAGGCCGCGCACCTCCTGTTCGGCCTCTCGTTCGCCGAGCGCACCGACCTGCAGGGCTACCACCCGGACGTGCGGGTCTTCGAGGTGTTCGACGCGCCGGAACCGGGGGAGCCCGACACCGGCCTCGGCCTGTTCCTCGCCGACTGGTACACCCGCGAGTCCAAGCGCGGCGGGGCCTGGATGAACAGCCTCGTGCGCCAGAGCCACCTGCTGGGCCAGCGGCCCGTCGTGGTGAACAACCTCAACATCGTCAAGCCGCCGCCGGGCGAGCCCACCCTGCTCGCGTGGAACGAGGTCACCACCCTGTTCCACGAGTTCGGGCACGCGCTGCACGGGCTGCTCAGCGACGTGCGCTACCCGTCGCAGTCGGGCACCTCGGTGCCGCGCGACTTCGTCGAGTACCCGTCTCAGGTCAACGAGATGTGGTCGTGGGAGCCCGCCATCCTGAGGTCGTTCGCGGTGCACCACGCCACCGGCGAGCCGATGCCCGCCCAGTGGGTCGACACGATGCTCGCCTCCCGCATCTGGGGCGAGGGATTCGCGACGACGGAGTACCTCGCCGCCGCGCTGCTCGACCAGGCCTGGCACCAGCTCACGCCGGAGCAGGTCCCGGCGTCGGTCGAGGACGTGCTGCCCTTCGAGGCGGCGGCGCTCGCGGCAGCCGGTGTCGACTTCGCGTCCGTACCCCCGCGGTACCGCACCACCTACTTCAACCACGCCTTCGGCGGTGGGTACTCGGCCGGGTACTACTCGTACATCTGGTCCGAGGTGCTCGACGCCGACACCGTCGAGTGGTACGCCGAGCACGGCGGGCTGACCCGGGAGAACGGCGAGGCGTTCCGGCGCAAGCTGCTGGCCCGTGGCGGCTCGCAGGACCCGCTGGTGTCGTTCGAGGACCTGCGGGGACGAGCCGCGGAGATCGCGCCGCTGCTGAAGCGGCGCGGTCTGGTCTGA
- a CDS encoding DUF6314 family protein, with amino-acid sequence MDPLLLAGRWAFWREVHDHLDGVEYTADGDAELTLQDDGRVRWAEHGTLRWATGTTPVERTLFLVRADPAAADAPATVDQSSWRVTFEDGRDFHPWTAGPVEHLCGRDLYRGGIEAPADRPPSSAWHLTWRVTGPEKDYTMHTAYSRPTPHN; translated from the coding sequence GTGGATCCTCTTCTGCTTGCCGGTAGATGGGCGTTCTGGCGGGAGGTCCACGACCATCTGGACGGCGTGGAGTACACCGCCGACGGCGACGCCGAGCTCACCCTTCAGGACGACGGGCGGGTCCGCTGGGCGGAGCACGGCACCCTGCGCTGGGCCACGGGTACGACGCCGGTCGAGCGCACGCTGTTCCTGGTCCGTGCCGATCCGGCCGCCGCTGACGCCCCGGCCACCGTCGACCAGTCCAGCTGGCGCGTCACGTTCGAGGACGGCCGCGACTTCCACCCCTGGACCGCGGGGCCGGTGGAGCACCTGTGCGGGCGCGACCTCTACCGGGGCGGGATCGAGGCGCCGGCCGACCGGCCGCCGTCGTCGGCATGGCACCTGACCTGGCGTGTGACGGGCCCGGAGAAGGACTACACCATGCACACCGCCTACTCCCGCCCCACCCCACACAACTGA